A window of the Aspergillus flavus chromosome 6, complete sequence genome harbors these coding sequences:
- a CDS encoding uncharacterized protein (of unknown function-domain containing protein) — translation MGLLDNIQDQGHGDAYEQVKNAPHKAQLSHELIAAAASYEALKAFDNHVAANGKPSTEEHAKELLAAASGAFIDYTVETKGLDSIDAERAKRKAREDAQDALVGSGEY, via the exons ATGGGACTTCTCG ATAATATCCAGGACCAAGGCCATGGGGATGCCTATGAGCAAGTAAAGAACGCCCCTCATAAAGCCCAACTATCCCATGAATTGATCGCTGCCGCCGCCTCGTACGAAGCTTTAAAGGCATTTGATAATCATGTGGCAGCAAACG GTAAACCCTCTACAGAGGAACATGCAAAGGAACTCCTTGCCGCTGCTTCGGGCGCCTTTATCGACTACACAGTAGAGACGAAAGGCCTTGACTCCATTGACGCAGAAAGGGCTAAGCGTAAGGCTAGGGAAGATGCTCAAGATGCATTGGTTGGATCTGGAGAATACTGA
- a CDS encoding major facilitator superfamily domain-containing protein: MPSESKSNPISQLHSISKPPDGGFMAWWHVFLCHMVFFNTWGLANSYGVFQQHYTETLGHSASDIGWIGGIQMFLMLFGGVFSGRASDAGYFRHCFVAGVIIQVFGLCMASLSTRYYEILLSQAVCVGIGSGLVFTPGLSVMGSYFQKYRSVAVGLSAAGAATGGMVYPATTNALLNHTHVGFPWTMRILALIMLVTHIPSVVGYRPYLPPRSTGPVVEWSAFQEWPFVFFTASMFLNFWGLYMAFYYLGIFAREQTHLKESINLLVVLNGVGVIGRGSPCFIGERFTGIVNITILCSTISAICVYCWVAIDDVPGLYAWAVVYGIFAGATQALLPALATRQTKDITKVGTRTGMVLTIVSFSCLTAPAIQGALIQACGGDYLGAQAFSASSIVLGMMFLWLYRWCQVGLKIDIKV, translated from the coding sequence ATGCCCTCAGAATCGAAGTCGAATCCAATTTCGCAGCTGCACAGCATATCCAAGCCTCCTGATGGCGGCTTCATGGCCTGGTGGCACGTCTTCTTATGTCACATGGTGTTTTTTAATACTTGGGGACTTGCCAACAGCTATGGCGTGTTCCAGCAGCACTATACGGAAACTCTCGGACATTCCGCTAGTGACATTGGATGGATTGGAGGCATCCAAATGTTTCTAATGCTCTTTGGAGGCGTCTTCTCAGGCCGTGCGTCTGATGCCGGTTACTTTCGACACTGCTTCGTCGCTGGGGTTATCATACAAGTCTTCGGGCTGTGTATGGCTTCTTTGTCTACCCGATACTATGAGATTCTACTTAGCCAAGCTGTATGTGTTGGGATAGGTAGTGGTCTAGTATTTACCCCGGGTCTCTCAGTCATGGGCTCATACTTTCAGAAGTACCGCTCTGTTGCAGTAGGCTTGTCAGCTGCTGGGGCCGCAACAGGGGGGATGGTCTacccagcaacaacaaacgCGCTGCTTAATCACACACACGTTGGATTTCCTTGGACAATGCGCATTCTAGCATTAATAATGCTGGTCACGCACATCCCTTCCGTGGTAGGATATCGGCCGTACTTACCACCGCGCTCAACAGGGCCAGTCGTCGAATGGAGTGCATTCCAGGAGTGGCCATTCGTGTTTTTCACGGCCAGCATGTTTCTCAATTTCTGGGGTCTGTACATGGCCTTCTACTATCTGGGGATATTCGCCCGTGAGCAAACCCACCTCAaagaatcaatcaacctCCTAGTCGTGTTAAACGGTGTCGGAGTCATCGGACGGGGTTCACCCTGTTTCATCGGCGAACGCTTCACGGGCATCGTCAACATAACCATCCTCTGCTCTACCATTAGTGCTATTTGTGTATACTGCTGGGTTGCTATTGATGATGTACCGGGATTATATGCATGGGCGGTTGTATACGGAATCTTCGCCGGGGCTACACAAGCCCTACTCCCAGCGCTGGCCACGCGGCAAACGAAAGATATTACCAAAGTCGGCACGAGGACTGGCATGGTTTTGACGATAGTTAGCTTCTCGTGTCTAACGGCCCCGGCTATTCAGGGTGCTCTTATCCAAGCTTGTGGGGGAGATTATCTGGGCGCGCAGGCGTTTTCGGCTAGTTCTATTGTCCTGGGAATGATGTTTTTGTGGCTCTATCGATGGTGTCAAGTTGGTTTGAAGATTGATATAAAAGTCTAA